The Mammaliicoccus sciuri genome window below encodes:
- the putP gene encoding sodium/proline symporter PutP: MFILGNTFKNVKVETSWETYVMIAIYFAILLAFGFYAYKRSTSTLDEYMLGGRDLGALVTALSAGASDMSGWMIMGLPGSVYSIGLSATWIAIGLTIGAWLNYILVASRLRIYTELTDNAITLPDFFEKRLSDHTRIVKIISGIVIVVFFTLYTHSGMVAGGVLFNSAFGLDYHVGLFIAASIVILYTLFGGYLAVSLTDFFQGVIMILALVLVPIVALLKLNGLDTFSEVGDLKPTNLDWFKGTTTVGIISLLAWGLGYFGQPHIIVRFMSIKTHKLMPRARRIGISWMAISLLGACLTGLIGIAFVEHSNIEVKNPETIFIVMSQILFHPLIAGFFLAAILAAIMSTISSQLLVTSSALTQDFYMLLRRKTLQDKSHEKEFVLVGRLSVLLVSIVAMYIAWNPNDTILNLVGNAWAGFGAAFGPIVLLSLYWKRLTKYGAIAGILTGSLVVIFWILMKDHGGIFEFYEIIPGFISCMIITVIVSLMTKPPVEYDLKKFYDMEQILKS; the protein is encoded by the coding sequence ATGTTTATACTTGGAAATACTTTTAAGAATGTTAAAGTCGAAACTTCTTGGGAAACATATGTCATGATTGCTATTTATTTTGCCATTTTATTAGCATTTGGATTTTATGCTTACAAACGTTCGACAAGCACGCTTGATGAATATATGTTAGGCGGCAGAGATTTAGGTGCACTTGTTACTGCCCTATCAGCAGGTGCTTCAGACATGAGTGGTTGGATGATTATGGGCTTGCCGGGATCTGTATATAGTATTGGTCTATCAGCAACTTGGATTGCGATTGGTCTTACAATTGGTGCTTGGCTTAATTACATACTCGTCGCTTCACGTTTGAGAATTTATACTGAACTGACTGATAACGCTATTACTTTACCTGACTTTTTTGAAAAAAGATTATCAGATCATACAAGAATCGTTAAAATCATTTCAGGGATAGTTATCGTTGTATTCTTTACGTTATACACACATTCTGGAATGGTAGCTGGTGGCGTACTATTTAATAGTGCATTTGGACTAGATTACCATGTCGGTTTATTTATAGCCGCTAGTATTGTTATTTTGTATACACTTTTCGGCGGTTATTTAGCTGTATCATTAACGGACTTCTTCCAAGGTGTCATTATGATCTTAGCATTGGTATTAGTGCCTATCGTTGCGCTGTTAAAGTTAAACGGTCTCGACACATTTAGTGAAGTTGGTGATTTAAAGCCTACGAATTTAGATTGGTTCAAAGGAACAACTACAGTTGGTATCATCAGTTTACTTGCTTGGGGATTAGGATACTTCGGTCAACCACATATTATAGTACGTTTTATGTCTATCAAAACGCATAAATTAATGCCTAGAGCACGTAGAATTGGTATTTCATGGATGGCAATCTCTTTATTAGGTGCTTGTTTGACAGGATTAATTGGTATTGCTTTTGTTGAACACTCTAATATAGAAGTTAAAAACCCAGAAACAATCTTTATCGTGATGAGTCAAATTTTATTCCATCCACTCATTGCAGGGTTCTTCTTAGCAGCAATTTTAGCTGCGATTATGAGTACAATTTCTTCACAGCTTCTTGTAACATCTAGTGCATTAACGCAAGACTTTTACATGTTATTGCGCAGAAAAACTTTGCAAGATAAAAGTCATGAAAAGGAATTCGTTCTTGTAGGACGCTTATCTGTTTTACTTGTATCAATCGTTGCGATGTACATCGCGTGGAATCCAAATGATACAATTTTAAATTTAGTTGGTAATGCTTGGGCTGGATTTGGCGCAGCATTTGGACCTATAGTTTTATTATCACTATATTGGAAACGTCTAACTAAATACGGCGCAATTGCAGGAATTTTGACTGGTTCATTAGTCGTTATTTTCTGGATACTCATGAAAGATCATGGTGGTATTTTTGAATTTTATGAAATCATACCTGGATTTATTTCATGTATGATCATAACAGTTATTGTGAGCTTAATGACGAAACCACCTGTTGAATATGACCTTAAAAAGTTTTACGACATGGAACAAATTTTAAAAAGCTAA
- a CDS encoding CamS family sex pheromone protein produces the protein MKKGFLILASVILLTACSSDTTQKDNQDNSDKEKEQTKQISTGMQISSDYYRTLLPFKVSAARGLTQDNMTSSYNSEAFESGLLDISKQTFSPDDYLYRDGQFLDKDTVRAYLAPKYTKAEIKDMSDDEKEQNNARENLGLNPTHKGETDPEKIAENSPTYLSHIIEQDYFTESDAKKQKISGMTIGLAMNSEYVYQKEEYGETYTKKLDNKEVEKKGKEMAEEILSRLRVRDDLKNIPINFGIFIQSGEGDIKPGKFVSYASSEGGKRNVKSWEKMNQKYVTIPSNDAADLDENLNSNFEQFNQDLQKYFPNFTQSVGTGKFDDDKLTELEIKVPLDYYGKAEVIGVTQYVADLSQKYFKGIDDLEISIVDGEEPQALITKTKDDDEPQIHIYK, from the coding sequence ATGAAAAAAGGATTTCTTATTTTAGCGTCTGTAATATTGCTTACAGCATGTTCATCAGATACTACCCAAAAAGATAATCAAGATAATTCAGATAAAGAAAAAGAGCAAACAAAGCAAATTTCTACAGGTATGCAAATTTCCAGTGATTATTATCGAACATTACTACCATTTAAAGTAAGTGCTGCTAGAGGTTTAACACAAGATAATATGACCTCTAGTTATAACAGTGAAGCATTTGAAAGTGGATTGTTAGATATAAGTAAACAAACATTTTCACCTGATGATTACTTATACAGAGATGGCCAATTCTTAGATAAAGATACTGTGAGAGCATATTTAGCACCTAAATATACAAAAGCAGAAATCAAAGATATGAGTGATGATGAAAAAGAACAAAATAATGCACGAGAAAACTTAGGTTTGAATCCAACTCATAAAGGAGAAACAGATCCTGAAAAAATAGCTGAGAATTCACCTACATATTTATCACATATCATCGAACAAGATTACTTCACAGAAAGTGATGCTAAAAAACAAAAGATTTCTGGTATGACAATTGGTTTAGCGATGAATAGTGAATATGTTTACCAAAAAGAAGAATACGGCGAAACATATACGAAGAAACTTGATAACAAAGAAGTAGAGAAAAAAGGTAAAGAGATGGCTGAAGAAATCCTTTCACGACTTCGTGTAAGAGATGACCTCAAAAATATTCCAATTAACTTTGGTATATTCATACAGTCTGGAGAAGGTGACATCAAACCAGGTAAATTCGTTTCTTATGCTTCTAGTGAAGGCGGTAAGCGTAACGTTAAAAGTTGGGAAAAAATGAACCAAAAATATGTCACAATCCCATCAAACGATGCAGCAGATTTAGATGAAAATTTAAATTCTAATTTTGAACAGTTCAATCAAGACTTACAAAAATACTTCCCGAACTTTACACAATCAGTAGGAACAGGTAAATTTGATGACGATAAATTGACAGAACTTGAAATAAAAGTACCACTTGATTATTATGGAAAAGCAGAAGTAATTGGTGTGACTCAGTACGTAGCAGACCTATCTCAAAAATACTTTAAAGGTATAGATGATTTAGAAATATCTATCGTAGACGGAGAAGAACCACAAGCACTAATTACAAAGACTAAAGACGATGACGAACCACAAATTCATATTTATAAATAA
- the gatC gene encoding Asp-tRNA(Asn)/Glu-tRNA(Gln) amidotransferase subunit GatC: protein MTKVTSEQVEHVANLARLEVSQDEVNELTQSLEKILNFAGQLDEVDTENVEPTFHVLDLQNVLREDKSESGIPQEQALLNAKEKEAGQFKVPAIMNEED, encoded by the coding sequence ATGACGAAGGTAACATCTGAGCAAGTTGAACATGTTGCTAATTTAGCTAGACTTGAAGTTTCACAAGACGAAGTCAATGAATTAACACAATCTTTAGAAAAGATCTTAAACTTTGCAGGACAATTAGATGAAGTTGATACTGAAAATGTTGAACCAACATTCCACGTATTAGACTTACAAAATGTTCTAAGAGAAGATAAGAGTGAATCAGGAATTCCTCAAGAACAAGCATTACTTAATGCGAAAGAAAAAGAAGCGGGGCAATTTAAAGTTCCAGCAATTATGAATGAGGAGGACTAA
- the putP gene encoding sodium/proline symporter PutP, translating into MFILGQIDASTGVASGWQTYFMILVYFVVLLAIGYYAYKQSTSNLDEYMLGGRSIGPYVTALSAGASDMSGWMIMGLPGEVYNVGLSATWLAIGLTVGAWLNYILVAPKLRVYTEHTGNAITIPDFFEKRVADNTHALKIISGIIIVVFFTLYTSVGMVSGGTLFESAFGMDYRLGIIFTAGIVVIYTFFGGYLAVSLTDFFQGVIMLIAMIMVPIAALLTLNGLDTFHTVAEVKPTNLDWFKGTSVVSIIGLIAWGLGYFGQPHIIVRFMSIKSHKQLPTARRFGISWMAVSLLGACLVGLTGIAYIHDTSQTIDNPETIFILMSQVLFHPLVGGFFLAAILAAIMSTISSQLLVTSSALTQDFYKIITKKRGNESNRDKEFVLVGRFAVLVVAVVAILLAWTPNDTILNLVGNAWAGFGAAFGPLVLLALYWKGLTKNGAIAGMVTSSIVVLFWIMMKSHGGIFELYEIIPGFFTNIVVTVIVSSFTKKPDKEVTDNLDRMKRILKED; encoded by the coding sequence ATGTTTATTTTAGGACAAATTGATGCGAGCACTGGAGTAGCTTCAGGCTGGCAAACTTATTTCATGATTTTAGTCTATTTTGTTGTTCTATTAGCAATTGGATATTATGCTTATAAACAATCAACAAGCAATTTAGATGAGTACATGTTAGGTGGCCGTAGTATAGGTCCTTATGTAACAGCATTATCCGCTGGTGCATCCGATATGAGTGGTTGGATGATTATGGGACTTCCTGGTGAAGTTTACAATGTTGGATTATCAGCAACATGGCTTGCTATCGGTTTAACAGTAGGTGCATGGTTAAATTACATATTAGTAGCACCGAAATTACGTGTATATACTGAACATACTGGAAATGCTATTACGATTCCAGATTTCTTCGAGAAACGTGTTGCAGATAATACACATGCTTTAAAAATTATTTCAGGTATTATCATTGTAGTATTCTTTACACTATATACTTCAGTTGGTATGGTTTCAGGCGGTACTTTATTCGAAAGTGCATTCGGTATGGATTATCGTCTTGGTATTATATTTACTGCTGGTATCGTTGTAATATATACATTCTTCGGAGGATATTTAGCTGTTTCACTAACAGACTTCTTCCAAGGTGTGATCATGTTAATAGCGATGATTATGGTACCTATCGCGGCATTATTAACTTTAAACGGGTTAGATACTTTCCACACTGTAGCAGAAGTTAAACCAACAAACTTAGATTGGTTTAAAGGAACTTCAGTTGTAAGTATCATAGGATTAATTGCATGGGGACTTGGTTATTTTGGACAACCACATATTATTGTAAGATTTATGTCTATTAAATCACATAAACAATTACCAACAGCAAGAAGATTCGGTATTAGTTGGATGGCAGTTTCATTATTAGGTGCATGTTTAGTTGGTTTAACTGGTATTGCATACATTCATGATACAAGCCAAACAATTGATAACCCAGAAACAATCTTCATCTTAATGAGTCAAGTGTTATTCCACCCATTAGTTGGCGGGTTCTTCTTAGCAGCAATTTTAGCAGCTATTATGAGTACAATTTCATCTCAATTACTCGTTACATCAAGTGCTTTAACACAAGACTTCTATAAAATCATAACTAAAAAACGTGGTAATGAATCAAATAGAGATAAAGAATTTGTTTTGGTAGGTAGATTTGCTGTATTAGTTGTAGCAGTTGTGGCAATATTACTTGCTTGGACTCCAAACGACACTATCCTTAACCTCGTAGGTAATGCTTGGGCAGGATTCGGTGCAGCATTTGGACCACTTGTATTATTGGCATTATACTGGAAAGGCTTAACAAAAAACGGTGCAATCGCAGGTATGGTTACTTCTTCAATCGTCGTACTATTCTGGATTATGATGAAAAGTCATGGTGGTATTTTCGAATTATACGAAATTATCCCAGGATTCTTCACAAACATTGTCGTTACAGTTATTGTAAGTTCATTTACTAAAAAGCCAGATAAAGAAGTTACCGATAACTTAGATCGTATGAAACGTATTTTAAAAGAAGATTAA
- the gatA gene encoding Asp-tRNA(Asn)/Glu-tRNA(Gln) amidotransferase subunit GatA, which translates to MTIRYETIERLSEMIKNNEIKPSEIVRDIFDAIEADDANIKAFLALDKEQAIKKAEEQDKLQAEGKMEGKLFGIPMGIKDNIITEGVETTCASKMLEGFIPIYESTVMNKLNAENGILVGKLNMDEFAMGGSNENSYFKTTVNPFDHNAVPGGSSGGSAAAVAASLVPFALGSDTGGSIRQPASYCGVVGMKPTYGRVSRFGLVAFASSLDQIGPITRSVKDNALILETISGHDAHDSTSAPIEDVDFTSEIGKDIKCLKVAVPEEFIGSGVSEEVKNSVNEAVKTLESLGATVDRVSLPNTKYGVASYYIIASSEASANLARFDGIRYGYHSKSANTLEELYKKSRGEGFGDEVKRRIMLGTFALSSGYYDAYYKKAQKVRTLIKQDFEKVFEDYDVIVGPTAPTTAFNIGEQIDDPLTMYANDILTIPVNLAGVPSISIPCGKSNGRPIGLQIVGKPFDEKTIYKVAYQYETQYNLHDDYKTLQGV; encoded by the coding sequence ATGACAATTCGTTATGAAACAATTGAACGTTTATCAGAAATGATTAAAAATAATGAAATTAAGCCATCTGAAATTGTTAGAGATATTTTTGATGCGATAGAAGCAGACGACGCAAATATTAAAGCATTCTTAGCTTTAGATAAAGAACAAGCAATTAAAAAAGCTGAAGAACAAGATAAATTACAAGCTGAAGGTAAAATGGAAGGTAAGCTATTTGGTATTCCAATGGGTATCAAAGACAATATTATTACTGAAGGTGTAGAAACTACATGTGCAAGTAAAATGTTAGAAGGCTTTATTCCTATATATGAATCAACAGTTATGAATAAATTAAATGCTGAAAATGGTATTTTAGTTGGTAAACTTAACATGGATGAATTTGCTATGGGTGGTTCAAATGAGAACTCTTATTTCAAGACAACTGTTAATCCATTTGATCATAACGCCGTACCAGGTGGTTCATCAGGTGGTTCAGCAGCAGCAGTTGCAGCAAGCTTAGTACCGTTTGCATTAGGTTCTGATACTGGTGGTTCAATCCGTCAACCAGCATCATACTGTGGTGTTGTTGGTATGAAACCTACATATGGACGTGTATCACGTTTTGGTCTAGTAGCATTTGCTTCTTCATTAGATCAAATTGGACCTATTACACGTAGCGTTAAAGATAATGCGTTAATCTTAGAAACGATTTCTGGACATGATGCACATGATTCAACAAGTGCACCGATCGAAGATGTAGACTTTACGTCTGAAATTGGTAAAGATATTAAATGCTTAAAAGTAGCTGTACCAGAAGAATTCATTGGCTCTGGTGTATCTGAAGAAGTTAAGAATTCAGTAAATGAAGCGGTTAAAACTTTAGAATCTTTAGGTGCAACAGTTGATCGCGTATCATTACCAAATACTAAATATGGTGTAGCAAGTTACTATATTATTGCATCTTCTGAAGCATCAGCTAACTTAGCTAGATTTGATGGTATCCGTTATGGTTATCATTCAAAATCAGCAAATACACTAGAAGAACTATACAAAAAATCTCGTGGTGAAGGCTTTGGAGATGAAGTTAAACGTCGTATTATGCTTGGAACATTCGCATTAAGTTCTGGTTATTACGATGCTTACTACAAAAAAGCTCAAAAAGTTCGTACATTAATCAAACAAGACTTCGAAAAAGTATTTGAAGACTATGATGTTATCGTAGGACCAACTGCACCAACGACAGCATTCAATATTGGTGAACAAATTGATGACCCATTAACAATGTACGCTAATGATATTTTAACGATTCCAGTTAACTTAGCAGGTGTACCATCAATCTCTATTCCTTGTGGTAAATCAAATGGTCGTCCAATTGGTTTACAAATTGTTGGTAAACCATTTGATGAAAAAACGATATACAAAGTTGCTTATCAATATGAAACACAATATAACTTACATGATGACTATAAAA